A window from Theropithecus gelada isolate Dixy chromosome 1, Tgel_1.0, whole genome shotgun sequence encodes these proteins:
- the CELA2B gene encoding chymotrypsin-like elastase family member 2B, with protein MIRTLLLSALVAGALSCGVPSYPPDMSRMYGGEEARPNSWPWQVSLQYSSNGQWYHTCGGSLIANNWVLTAAHCISSSRTYRVVLGQHNLYTAESGSLAVSVSKTVVHQDWNSDQVSKGNDIALLKLANPISLTDKIQLACLPPAGTILPNKYPCYVTGWGNLQTNRAVPDDLQQGRLLVVDYATCSSSRFWGSTVKTNMICAGDDGVICTCNGDSGGPLNCQAADGRWEVHGIGSLTSVLGCNYYYMPSIFTRVSNYNDWINSVIANN; from the exons ATGATTAGGACCCTGCTGCTGTCCGCTTTGGTGGCTGGAG CCCTCAGTTGTGGGGTCCCCAGTTACCCGCCTGATATGTCTAGGATGTATGGTGGTGAAGAAGCGAGGCCCAACAGCTGGCCCTGGCAG GTCTCCCTGCAGTATAGCTCCAATGGCCAGTGGTACCACACCTGTGGAGGGTCCCTGATAGCCAACAACTGGGTCCTGACGGCCGCCCACTGCATCAG CTCCTCCAGGACCTACCGCGTGGTGCTGGGACAGCACAACCTCTACACTGCAGAGTCCGGCTCGCTGGCCGTCAGTGTCTCTAAGACTGTGGTGCACCAGGACTGGAACTCCGACCAGGTCTCCAAAGG GAATGATATTGCCCTGCTCAAACTGGCTAACCCCATCTCCCTCACCGACAAGATCCAGCtggcctgcctccctcctgctggCACCATTCTACCCAACAAGTACCCCTGCTACGTCACTGGCTGGGGAAATCTGCAAA CCAACAGGGCTGTCCCTGATGACCTGCAGCAGGGCCGGTTGCTGGTTGTGGACTATGCCACCTGCTCCAGCTCCCGCTTTTGGGGCAGCACCGTGAAGACCAATATGATCTGCGCTGGGGATGATGGCGTGATATGTACCTGCAAC GGAGACTCCGGCGGGCCGCTGAACTGTCAGGCAGCTGACGGCCGGTGGGAGGTGCATGGCATCGGCAGCCTCACGTCCGTCCTTGGCTGCAACTACTACTACATGCCCTCCATCTTCACACGGGTCTCCAACTATAATGACTGGATCAATTCG GTGATTGCAAATAACTAA